One window of Branchiostoma lanceolatum isolate klBraLanc5 chromosome 6, klBraLanc5.hap2, whole genome shotgun sequence genomic DNA carries:
- the LOC136436962 gene encoding XK-related protein 6-like: MCYSVQKRWLVFRTLVAFALYITDFVTDVTLALEYAIYNHYYWFCLTLGFALVPQIIVNMILWKREGCKWYYVLGLGVPAKYIQVLYAFFCRKENTSGDRETEDQENHKSVTRTVNDLLPLARLVGTLLESLPEICLQIYVLLRTGELNSLEIQTFKAFTMAVSFLASLYSIIEWETSFPNVKAWVWGPFLFVWKTIDLPARILALCLFASIYEVRYWVFVMVGLHWLVMVGVENYFSLCLNKGKDSKRCKRFMFNTFLYSPMNVFTWVTFGSRERRMGQSIVNGLLTLVANILMVLVWYSVYKEGNWAWYGTPVEVLGLLIGGSVASFLLQIIYCVCYQRCCPCSHMGRV; this comes from the exons ATGTGCTACAGTGTCCAGAAACGATGGCTAGTCTTTAGGACCCTGGTGGCGTTCGCTCTCTACATCACGGACTTCGTCACAGATGTCACTCTAGCGCTGGAATATGCCATCTACAACCACTACTACTGGTTCTGCCTGACGCTGGGGTTCGCCTTGGTGCCTCAAATCATTGTAAATATGATCTTATGGAAGAGGGAAGGCTGCAAGTGGTACTACGTACTTGGACTAGGCGTCCCGGCCAAGTACATTCAG gttttGTACGCTTTCTTCTGTCGCAAAGAAAACACCTCGGGGGACCGCGAGACCGAAGACCAGGAAAATCACAAGTCGGTGACCCGCACCGTAAACGACCTTCTACCGCTAGCCAGACTCGTCGGCACCCTGCTGGAATCCCTCCCGGAAATCTGCCTACAGATCTACGTCCTACTCCGCACGGGCGAGCTGAATAGCCTCGAAATACAAACTTTTAAGGCCTTTACCATGGCGGTGTCCTTCCTAGCCTCCCTCTACTCAATCATTGAGTGGGAGACGAGCTTTCCCAACGTTAAAGCCTGGGTTTGGGGTCCGTTTCTCTTTGTGTGGAAAACCATCGACCTACCTGCACGAATCTTAGCTCTCTGTCTATTCGCTTCCATATATGAGGTTAGATACTGGGTGTTTGTTATGGTAGGTCTACACTGGTTGGTCATGGTAGGGGTGGAGAATTATTTCAGCCTGTGCTTAAACAAAGGCAAAGACAGTAAACGCTGTAAGAGGTTTATGTTTAACACATTTCTTTATTCTCCAATGAATGTGTTTACCTGGGTAACGTTTGGTTCTAGGGAGCGGCGCATGGGGCAATCTATTGTTAACGGGCTACTGACGTTAGTGGCCAACATACTGATGGTCTTAGTGTGGTATTCCGTATATAAAGAGGGGAATTGGGCTTGGTACGGCACTCCAGTTGAGGTCCTGGGGTTATTGATCGGGGGGTCAGTGGCATCTTTTTTACTGCAGATTATCTACTGTGTGTGTTACCAACGTTGCTGTCCATGTAGCCACATGGGAAGGGTGTAG